One Streptococcus sp. DTU_2020_1001019_1_SI_AUS_MUR_006 DNA window includes the following coding sequences:
- a CDS encoding MFS transporter yields the protein MKVFLQNRDFRQLTINQWISTVGDTIFYLAFLNYVADASFAPLAILLITISETLPQVLQIFLGVLADFQHHRVLKYTIISFAKFLLYSIVSLSLSGQSFSLLLVAFICLINLLSDTLSYFSGAMLTPIFIRIIGEDHLAEAIGFKQSTVSLVKTISNILGGVLLGILSIQFISLLNALTFLIAFLGILFIKNDLLKVEKTISYQEGLSVKSFCQHLVQSSKLIWNMNHVLLVLFIISISQAVINVTVPVSTLFLRNQPFLNLQTGQSLALLSTLELAALIVGSLVSAYLKNTIAIKTALYASLVIQLLLLVGFATVRFDWILIFSALDAFFAGVLSPRLQELVFKQIPEESMGAVQSSIGAITVVLPSLFTIALVTIATSFGTLAVSLVLLLFLLVAFVMLLNIRESI from the coding sequence ATGAAAGTATTTCTTCAAAATAGAGATTTTAGGCAATTAACCATCAACCAGTGGATCTCAACGGTTGGGGATACGATTTTTTATCTGGCCTTTTTGAATTATGTGGCAGATGCATCTTTTGCCCCTTTGGCGATTTTACTCATTACGATTTCAGAAACCCTTCCTCAAGTTCTACAAATCTTTCTGGGAGTTTTAGCGGATTTTCAACATCATCGTGTCCTAAAATATACAATTATTAGTTTTGCAAAATTTTTGCTTTACTCTATAGTGTCCCTATCGCTTTCAGGGCAGTCCTTTTCCTTGTTATTAGTAGCATTTATTTGTCTGATTAACCTCTTGTCTGACACATTGAGTTATTTTTCAGGCGCCATGCTCACTCCGATTTTCATTAGAATTATTGGAGAAGACCATCTGGCAGAAGCTATTGGATTTAAACAGTCAACTGTTAGTTTAGTGAAAACAATCAGTAATATTTTAGGAGGAGTCTTATTAGGTATTCTATCCATCCAGTTTATTTCCTTACTGAACGCTCTTACCTTTTTAATCGCATTTTTAGGTATCCTATTCATAAAAAATGATCTCTTGAAAGTAGAAAAAACGATTAGCTATCAAGAAGGACTCTCTGTAAAATCCTTTTGCCAGCATTTGGTCCAGTCATCGAAATTGATATGGAATATGAATCATGTGCTCTTGGTTTTGTTTATTATCTCTATTAGTCAAGCAGTGATAAATGTTACAGTTCCTGTTTCTACTCTGTTTTTGAGGAATCAGCCCTTTTTGAATTTACAAACAGGTCAATCTCTTGCCTTGCTATCCACTCTTGAATTAGCAGCCCTTATTGTCGGAAGCCTTGTAAGTGCCTATCTGAAAAATACGATTGCTATAAAAACAGCCCTCTATGCCTCGCTTGTCATCCAGTTGCTTCTTCTAGTAGGATTTGCCACAGTTCGTTTTGACTGGATTCTCATCTTTAGTGCTTTGGACGCCTTTTTCGCAGGTGTTCTCTCTCCTCGACTACAGGAACTCGTTTTTAAACAAATACCTGAGGAGTCAATGGGAGCAGTTCAATCCTCTATCGGCGCCATTACGGTTGTTTTACCTAGCTTATTTACAATAGCTTTGGTAACCATTGCTACTAGCTTTGGAACTCTGGCAGTTAGCCTTGTTTTATTGCTATTCCTTCTAGTTGCCTTTGTCATGCTCTTGAATATTCGTGAAAGTATTTAA
- a CDS encoding AzlC family ABC transporter permease: protein MKEKGFWEGVQAAVPTALGYVSIGLACGIIGSPYVTPLEMGLMSLFVYAGSAQFAMIALIAVQAPVAAIAMTVFLINLRLFLLSLHASTYFRHTSLWHNIGMSSLLTDETYGVLMGELVHTDKVNPMWMHGNNLNSYVAWFFGTVVGTALGGLLPNPEIFGLDFALVGMFIGIFTSQFQIMQKRIPLRNLFIILAVVAVSFFLLLTVVSQSLAVLFATLLGCTMGVVLDDQ, encoded by the coding sequence ATGAAAGAAAAAGGATTTTGGGAAGGTGTGCAGGCTGCGGTGCCGACTGCTCTGGGATATGTCAGCATTGGCCTTGCTTGTGGGATTATCGGTTCGCCCTATGTGACACCACTAGAAATGGGTCTGATGAGTCTCTTTGTTTATGCTGGGAGCGCTCAGTTTGCCATGATAGCTTTGATTGCAGTTCAAGCTCCAGTAGCTGCTATTGCGATGACGGTCTTTTTGATTAATCTGCGTCTCTTCTTGCTGAGTTTGCATGCATCGACCTATTTTCGCCATACCAGTCTTTGGCACAATATCGGTATGTCCAGCCTCTTGACCGATGAGACCTATGGCGTTTTGATGGGCGAGTTGGTGCATACGGATAAGGTTAACCCCATGTGGATGCACGGGAACAACCTTAACAGCTATGTAGCTTGGTTTTTCGGAACTGTTGTCGGAACTGCTCTAGGTGGACTTCTACCAAATCCAGAAATTTTTGGCTTAGATTTTGCCCTAGTGGGGATGTTTATTGGAATTTTTACTTCCCAGTTTCAGATTATGCAAAAACGGATTCCTTTGCGCAATCTCTTCATAATTTTAGCAGTTGTAGCTGTATCTTTCTTTTTGCTCTTGACGGTGGTGTCTCAGTCATTAGCTGTCTTGTTTGCGACCTTGCTAGGTTGTACCATGGGGGTGGTCTTGGATGATCAGTAA
- a CDS encoding AzlD domain-containing protein — MISKYILLAIVFSGLVTWIPRMIPFILAKYKGLPPIVERFLKFLPVSIIFALILSSVVTGKVGSFPQIKWLDFLAVFPTAFVAFRYRNLVGTVLFGVVLIAVLRLVF, encoded by the coding sequence ATGATCAGTAAGTATATTTTATTAGCAATTGTCTTTTCTGGCTTGGTGACTTGGATTCCAAGAATGATTCCTTTCATCCTAGCCAAGTACAAGGGTCTGCCGCCTATCGTAGAGCGCTTTTTGAAATTTCTACCAGTTTCTATTATCTTTGCCTTGATTTTATCAAGCGTGGTGACAGGAAAAGTTGGAAGTTTCCCGCAGATAAAGTGGTTAGACTTTTTAGCAGTCTTTCCAACGGCTTTTGTAGCCTTTCGCTATCGCAATCTGGTAGGGACTGTTCTCTTTGGGGTGGTCTTGATAGCAGTCCTACGTTTGGTCTTTTAA
- a CDS encoding amino acid ABC transporter substrate-binding protein yields the protein MKKIVKYSSLATLGLVAAGVLAACSGGEKKDAASGEATSDKKEIVVATNASPKPFNYEENGELTGFEIEVVRAIFKDSDKYTVKFEKTEWSGIFAGLDADRYQMAVNNISYTKERAEKYLYAAPTAKNPNVLVVKKDDNSIKSLDDIGGKSTEVVQGTTSAKQLEEYNKQHADNPTVLNYTKADFQQIMGRLSDGQFDYKIFDKIGVETVIKNQGLDNLKVIELPSDQQPYVYPLLAKGQDELKSFVDKRIQELYKDGTLEKLSQQFFGGSYLPAEADIK from the coding sequence ATGAAAAAAATCGTTAAGTATTCATCACTTGCTACCCTAGGGCTTGTAGCCGCAGGTGTATTGGCAGCTTGCTCAGGTGGTGAAAAGAAAGATGCAGCATCTGGTGAAGCAACATCTGATAAGAAAGAAATTGTCGTAGCAACTAACGCATCACCAAAACCATTTAACTATGAAGAAAACGGAGAGTTGACTGGTTTTGAGATTGAGGTCGTTCGCGCCATCTTTAAAGACTCAGACAAGTATACTGTCAAGTTTGAAAAGACAGAATGGTCAGGTATCTTTGCAGGTCTTGATGCTGATCGTTACCAAATGGCTGTTAACAACATCAGCTACACTAAAGAACGTGCAGAAAAGTATCTTTACGCAGCACCAACTGCTAAAAACCCTAATGTTCTCGTAGTTAAGAAAGATGATAACAGTATCAAGTCGCTTGATGATATCGGTGGAAAATCTACTGAAGTCGTTCAAGGAACAACATCAGCTAAACAATTGGAAGAATACAACAAACAACACGCAGATAACCCAACTGTCCTAAACTACACAAAAGCTGACTTCCAACAAATCATGGGACGTTTGAGCGACGGACAATTCGACTACAAGATTTTTGATAAAATCGGTGTAGAAACAGTTATCAAAAACCAAGGTTTGGATAACTTGAAAGTCATCGAACTTCCAAGCGACCAACAACCTTACGTTTACCCACTTCTTGCAAAAGGTCAAGATGAATTGAAATCATTTGTTGACAAACGCATCCAAGAACTATACAAAGACGGAACTCTTGAAAAATTATCTCAACAATTCTTTGGTGGTTCTTACCTTCCAGCAGAAGCTGATATTAAATAA
- a CDS encoding MetQ/NlpA family ABC transporter substrate-binding protein, translating into MKIKKWLGVAAIATVAGLALAACGNSDKKADNTTTVKIATVNRSGSEEARWDKVQELVEKDGIKLEFTEFTDYSQPNKATADGEVDLNAFQHYNFLNNWNKENGKDLVAIADTYISPIRLYSGKNGEENKYTKVEEIPDNGEIAIPNDATNESRALYLLQSAGLIKLDVSGTELATIANIKENPKNLKITELDASQTARSLTSVDAAVVNNTFVTEAKLDYKKALFKEQADENSKQWYNIIVAKKDWESSPKADAIKKIIAAYHTDEVKKVIEETSDGLDQPVW; encoded by the coding sequence ATGAAAATTAAAAAATGGTTAGGCGTAGCAGCTATTGCTACAGTAGCAGGCCTTGCACTTGCAGCTTGCGGAAATTCAGACAAGAAAGCAGACAACACAACTACAGTTAAAATTGCGACTGTTAACCGTAGCGGTTCAGAAGAAGCACGCTGGGACAAAGTCCAAGAATTGGTTGAAAAAGACGGAATTAAATTGGAATTCACAGAGTTTACAGACTACTCACAACCAAATAAAGCAACTGCTGATGGTGAAGTAGACTTGAACGCTTTCCAACACTACAACTTCTTGAACAACTGGAACAAAGAAAACGGTAAAGATCTTGTAGCGATTGCAGATACTTATATCTCACCAATCCGCCTTTACTCAGGTAAAAACGGAGAAGAAAACAAGTACACTAAAGTGGAAGAAATCCCAGATAACGGTGAAATCGCAATTCCAAACGATGCTACTAACGAAAGCCGTGCCCTTTACCTTCTTCAATCAGCAGGTTTGATTAAATTGGATGTTTCAGGAACTGAACTTGCTACAATCGCAAACATCAAAGAAAATCCAAAGAACTTGAAAATCACTGAGTTGGATGCTAGCCAAACAGCTCGTTCATTGACATCAGTTGATGCAGCAGTTGTAAACAACACTTTTGTTACAGAAGCAAAATTGGACTACAAGAAAGCACTCTTTAAAGAGCAAGCTGACGAAAACTCAAAACAATGGTACAACATCATCGTTGCGAAAAAAGATTGGGAATCATCACCTAAAGCTGATGCAATCAAGAAAATTATCGCAGCTTACCACACTGACGAAGTGAAAAAAGTCATCGAAGAAACTTCAGACGGCTTGGATCAACCAGTTTGGTAA
- a CDS encoding M20 family metallopeptidase — translation MVFPSQEEQIEKFEKDHVAQHYFEVLRTLISKKSVFAQQVGLKEVARYLGEIFKRVGAEVEIDESYRAPFVMAHFKSSRPNAKTIIFYNHYDTVPADGDQVWTEDPFTLSVRDGIMYGRGVDDDKGHITARLSALRKYMQHHDDLPVNISFIMEGAEESASMDLDKYLEKHADKLRGADLLVWEQGTKNALEQLEISGGNKGIVTFDAKVKSADVDIHSSYGGIVESAPWYLIQALTSLRAADGRILVEGLYDEVQEPNERELALVETYAQRNPEEISQIYGLELPLLQEERTAFLKRFFFEPALNIEGIQSGYQGQGVKTILPAEASAKLEVRLVPGLDPHDVLDKIRKQLDKNGFDKVELYYTLGEMSYRSDMSAPSILNVIELAKKFYPQGVSVLPTTAGTGPMHTVFDALEVPMVAFGLGNANSRDHGGDENVRIADYYTHIELVEELIRSYE, via the coding sequence ATGGTTTTCCCTAGCCAAGAAGAACAAATTGAAAAGTTTGAAAAGGATCATGTGGCGCAACATTACTTTGAAGTTTTGCGGACCTTGATTTCTAAAAAATCAGTCTTTGCCCAACAAGTCGGCTTGAAAGAAGTGGCTCGTTATCTAGGCGAGATCTTCAAGCGTGTAGGTGCAGAGGTCGAGATTGATGAGAGTTATAGGGCACCCTTTGTCATGGCGCATTTTAAAAGTTCACGCCCAAATGCCAAGACTATCATTTTCTACAACCACTATGACACAGTACCTGCGGATGGCGACCAAGTCTGGACAGAGGATCCATTTACGCTTTCTGTCCGTGATGGCATCATGTATGGACGCGGGGTTGATGATGACAAGGGACATATCACTGCCCGCTTGAGTGCTCTTAGAAAATACATGCAGCATCATGATGATCTACCAGTCAATATCAGTTTCATCATGGAAGGCGCAGAGGAATCTGCCTCTATGGACTTGGACAAATATCTAGAAAAACATGCGGACAAGCTTCGTGGTGCAGATTTATTGGTCTGGGAACAAGGAACCAAAAATGCCTTGGAACAGCTAGAAATCTCTGGTGGGAACAAAGGAATTGTGACTTTTGATGCCAAGGTCAAGAGTGCCGATGTGGATATCCACTCTAGCTATGGCGGTATTGTAGAGTCAGCGCCTTGGTATCTGATTCAAGCCTTGACTAGTTTGCGAGCTGCAGATGGACGTATTTTAGTTGAGGGCTTGTACGATGAGGTTCAAGAGCCTAATGAACGAGAGTTAGCCTTGGTTGAAACCTATGCTCAACGCAATCCAGAGGAAATCAGCCAGATTTATGGCTTGGAATTGCCACTTTTACAAGAGGAACGTACAGCCTTTCTAAAGCGTTTCTTCTTTGAACCAGCACTCAATATCGAAGGGATTCAGTCTGGTTATCAGGGGCAAGGAGTTAAAACGATTCTACCAGCAGAGGCTAGTGCCAAGCTAGAAGTTCGTTTGGTTCCTGGCTTGGACCCACATGATGTTTTGGATAAAATCCGGAAACAACTAGACAAAAATGGCTTTGATAAGGTAGAATTATACTATACCTTGGGTGAGATGAGTTATCGAAGTGATATGAGTGCACCATCTATTCTCAATGTTATTGAGTTAGCCAAGAAATTCTATCCACAGGGCGTATCTGTCTTGCCGACTACAGCTGGGACAGGACCTATGCATACGGTCTTTGATGCTTTAGAAGTACCTATGGTTGCCTTTGGTCTAGGAAATGCTAATAGCCGAGACCATGGTGGAGATGAGAATGTACGAATCGCCGATTATTACACCCATATTGAATTAGTAGAGGAGCTGATTAGAAGCTATGAGTAG
- a CDS encoding methionine ABC transporter ATP-binding protein — translation MSRDIIKLDQIDVTFHQKKRTITAVKDVTIHIQEGDIYGIVGYSGAGKSTLVRVINLLQKPSAGRITVDNDVIFDGKVTLTAEQLRRKRQDIGMIFQHFNLMSQKTAEENVAFALKHSGLSKEEKKAKVAKLLDLVGLADRAENYPSQLSGGQKQRVAIARALANDPKILISDESTSALDPKTTKQILSLLQELNRKLGLTIVLITHEMQIVKDIANRVAVMQDGRLIEEGSVLEIFSDPKQPLTQDFISTATGIDEAMVKIEKQEIVEHLSENSILVQLKYAGASTDEPLLNELYKHYQVTANILYGNIEILDGTPVGELVVVLSGEKEALASAQDAIRQAGVQLKVLKGGQ, via the coding sequence ATGAGTAGAGATATTATCAAGTTAGATCAGATCGATGTGACTTTTCACCAAAAGAAAAGAACCATCACAGCGGTCAAGGATGTGACTATTCACATCCAAGAAGGGGATATCTACGGAATCGTTGGATATTCTGGAGCAGGGAAATCAACCCTAGTTCGTGTTATTAACCTCTTGCAAAAACCATCTGCAGGTCGAATTACTGTAGATAATGATGTAATTTTTGATGGTAAGGTCACCTTGACGGCGGAGCAGTTGCGTCGTAAACGTCAAGACATCGGGATGATCTTCCAACACTTTAACCTCATGAGCCAAAAGACAGCAGAGGAGAATGTAGCCTTCGCCCTCAAACACTCTGGACTCAGCAAGGAAGAAAAGAAGGCTAAAGTAGCTAAATTGTTGGACTTGGTTGGTCTTGCGGACCGTGCCGAAAACTACCCTTCACAGCTTTCTGGAGGTCAAAAACAACGTGTGGCTATTGCGCGTGCCTTGGCAAATGATCCAAAAATCTTGATTTCAGACGAGTCAACTTCAGCTCTTGATCCAAAGACAACGAAACAAATCTTGTCACTCTTGCAAGAATTGAACCGTAAACTAGGTTTGACCATTGTCTTGATTACACACGAGATGCAGATTGTCAAAGACATTGCTAACCGTGTGGCAGTGATGCAGGATGGCCGCTTGATTGAAGAAGGTAGCGTTCTTGAAATCTTCTCTGATCCTAAGCAACCATTGACTCAGGACTTTATCTCAACTGCGACAGGTATTGATGAAGCTATGGTCAAGATTGAGAAACAAGAAATTGTAGAGCACTTATCTGAAAACAGCATTTTGGTACAACTCAAGTATGCAGGCGCTTCTACAGATGAGCCGCTTTTGAATGAATTGTACAAGCACTACCAAGTAACAGCCAATATTCTCTATGGAAACATTGAAATTTTGGATGGTACTCCTGTGGGTGAACTTGTGGTTGTCTTGTCAGGGGAAAAAGAAGCCTTGGCAAGCGCTCAAGACGCCATCCGTCAGGCTGGTGTGCAACTAAAAGTATTGAAGGGAGGACAGTAA